In Chromobacterium rhizoryzae, one genomic interval encodes:
- a CDS encoding acyltransferase: MKPTDLPAAPALTLRHRIYHSSALRERLDGYAARLGAAAAELAAAYDWMLANNVAFEEGDAAEPRVSIVSVDMESRIPHPLASRFYALLRDEVPTQLVPRYGLNWATFKDRWLRAWEQGYNILINKLPSHHLRLAWLRLGGARIGKGSSVWRNTEVLGVNNLVIGADSCVAWHCLLDARAGLIIGDHVAIASYAKIIAGSHDLSAPEFWSVSAPVYIDDYAWIATGALIGHGARIGRGAVVTANTVVGKEVAPYKIVGGSGAKPMGERPRDLNYKVGGKGLFTLFH, encoded by the coding sequence ATGAAACCCACCGATCTTCCCGCCGCGCCGGCGCTGACGCTGCGCCACCGCATTTACCACAGCAGCGCGCTGCGCGAGCGGCTGGACGGCTACGCCGCGCGCCTGGGCGCGGCGGCGGCGGAACTGGCTGCCGCCTACGACTGGATGCTGGCCAACAACGTGGCCTTCGAGGAGGGTGACGCCGCCGAACCGCGCGTGTCCATCGTCTCCGTCGACATGGAAAGCCGCATCCCGCACCCCTTGGCGAGCCGCTTCTACGCGCTCTTGCGCGACGAAGTGCCCACCCAGCTGGTGCCGCGCTACGGCCTCAACTGGGCCACTTTCAAGGACCGCTGGCTGCGCGCTTGGGAGCAGGGCTACAACATCCTGATCAACAAGCTGCCGTCCCACCACCTGCGGCTGGCCTGGCTGCGCCTGGGCGGCGCGCGCATCGGCAAGGGCTCCAGCGTGTGGCGCAACACCGAGGTGCTGGGCGTCAACAATCTGGTGATAGGCGCGGACAGCTGCGTGGCCTGGCACTGCCTGCTGGACGCGCGCGCGGGGCTGATCATCGGCGATCACGTCGCCATCGCCTCCTACGCCAAGATCATCGCCGGCAGTCACGACCTGAGCGCGCCGGAATTCTGGTCGGTGTCCGCGCCGGTCTATATCGACGACTACGCCTGGATCGCCACCGGCGCGCTGATCGGCCACGGCGCGCGCATCGGCCGCGGCGCGGTGGTCACCGCCAACACCGTGGTGGGCAAGGAAGTGGCGCCGTACAAGATCGTCGGCGGCAGCGGGGCCAAGCCCATGGGCGAGCGGCCGCGCGATCTCAACTACAAGGTGGGCGGCAAAGGGCTGTTCACCCTGTTCCACTGA
- a CDS encoding glycosyltransferase family 4 protein, producing MKPASLSLGGCPPLRILWTLPYLPWPTTSGGKLRQFQLLRALAARGHRITLLVQSKEPASEACRRQLEGIVERLIVLPRRPLKHPLTLLAAALGPYPMLASVNGLSPDLSRTFDGLLRQRWDVVQIEHSYGLQPFLEALDRRRQPFLLTEHNVESELGAATYQHLPRWCAPFVWWDRWRYRRWAALALNAAERVAAVTWEDAAAMAQHSGRLVDVVINGVDADAFAEVRPDYASQRLLFVGNFEYPPNRDAAVWLAAEVMPRLWRRLPRARLAICGYAMPEDWARRWPDARLEWLGFVPELPTQQRRAAAFIAGLRQGGGSKLKVLEALAAGLPLLSTPQGASGLDLRPDSEYLRGDDAEQLAEAAAALLSRPERAASLGAAGREFVRRRHDWAIAADQLETLYRELRHAHRN from the coding sequence ATGAAGCCGGCCTCTCTTTCCCTTGGCGGCTGCCCGCCGCTGCGCATTCTATGGACCCTGCCGTATCTGCCCTGGCCCACCACCAGCGGCGGCAAGCTGCGCCAGTTCCAGCTGCTGCGCGCCTTGGCGGCGCGCGGCCACCGCATCACCTTGCTGGTGCAGAGCAAGGAACCGGCCAGCGAGGCCTGCCGCCGCCAGCTGGAAGGCATTGTGGAACGGCTGATCGTGCTGCCGCGCCGGCCGCTGAAGCACCCGCTGACGCTATTGGCGGCGGCCTTGGGACCCTACCCGATGCTGGCCAGCGTCAACGGCCTGTCGCCTGATCTGAGCCGCACATTCGACGGCCTGCTGCGCCAGCGCTGGGACGTGGTGCAGATCGAGCACAGCTACGGCTTGCAGCCCTTCCTGGAAGCGCTGGACCGCCGCCGTCAGCCCTTTTTGCTGACCGAGCACAATGTCGAGTCCGAACTGGGCGCGGCCACCTATCAGCATCTGCCGCGCTGGTGCGCGCCCTTCGTCTGGTGGGACCGCTGGCGTTACCGGCGTTGGGCGGCCCTGGCGCTGAACGCCGCCGAGCGCGTCGCCGCCGTCACCTGGGAGGACGCCGCGGCGATGGCCCAGCACAGCGGCCGGCTGGTGGACGTGGTGATCAACGGCGTGGACGCCGACGCCTTCGCCGAAGTTCGCCCGGATTACGCCAGCCAGCGTCTGCTCTTCGTTGGCAATTTCGAATACCCGCCCAACCGCGACGCCGCCGTCTGGCTGGCGGCGGAAGTGATGCCTAGGTTGTGGCGGCGCTTGCCGCGGGCGCGGCTGGCGATATGCGGCTACGCGATGCCGGAGGATTGGGCGCGGCGCTGGCCGGACGCGCGGCTGGAGTGGCTGGGCTTTGTGCCGGAACTGCCGACGCAGCAGCGGCGCGCCGCGGCCTTCATCGCCGGACTGCGTCAGGGCGGCGGCTCCAAGCTCAAGGTGCTGGAGGCGCTGGCCGCCGGCCTGCCGCTGCTGAGCACGCCGCAGGGCGCGTCCGGGCTGGATCTGCGTCCCGACAGCGAATACCTGCGCGGCGACGACGCCGAGCAACTGGCGGAGGCGGCGGCCGCGCTGCTGAGCCGGCCGGAGCGCGCGGCCAGCCTGGGCGCGGCCGGGCGCGAATTCGTGCGGCGGCGGCACGATTGGGCCATCGCCGCCGACCAGCTGGAAACCTTGTACCGGGAGCTGAGACATGCGCATCGGAATTGA
- a CDS encoding glycosyltransferase, protein MKIALLAPLPSEQNGIADYADAWRRALEDEGVSVVSPLDGQPLALNALELSWQMQNVDWRRFDLVHAELGGGRCGEFMALEWLARHQPGLRLTATVHDPERLVWRPPGLPRRLPRPLAQAAALLAAPLTLARERRLARRLTRLVTLTATGAEGLARRMRLPDGRVFHIAHGNREIAAEPLPALPPQGPLRLLYFGYIYQGKGIEDVLDALALLQQEPDTRDRVRLTLAGGVAPDVAFGRSGSYLESLRQQAILLGLHRDMLEWRPDLPATDIPGLIQAHHAMVLPYRESWKLALLGRMCGASGALSWAVACGRGVVCSDARALAEEASFGNGEVYARGDSAALARTLISLLRQPERLRLHSEQARSLGRERAWPRVATQFLRMFQTALGERAHG, encoded by the coding sequence ATGAAGATCGCCCTGCTGGCTCCGCTGCCGTCGGAGCAAAACGGCATCGCCGACTACGCCGACGCCTGGCGTCGGGCTTTGGAAGACGAAGGCGTCAGCGTCGTCTCCCCGCTGGACGGGCAGCCGCTGGCGCTCAACGCGCTGGAACTGTCCTGGCAGATGCAGAACGTGGACTGGCGGCGTTTCGATCTGGTGCACGCGGAACTGGGCGGCGGCCGCTGCGGCGAATTCATGGCGCTGGAGTGGTTGGCGCGCCATCAGCCGGGGCTGAGGCTGACGGCCACCGTCCATGATCCGGAACGCCTGGTCTGGCGGCCGCCCGGCTTGCCGCGGCGGCTGCCGCGCCCGCTGGCCCAGGCCGCGGCCTTGCTGGCCGCCCCGCTGACGCTGGCGCGCGAGCGGCGGCTGGCGCGGCGCTTGACCCGGCTGGTGACGCTGACGGCCACCGGCGCGGAAGGCCTGGCCCGGCGGATGCGCTTGCCGGACGGCCGGGTGTTCCACATTGCGCACGGCAATCGCGAAATCGCCGCCGAACCGCTGCCGGCCTTGCCGCCGCAGGGGCCGTTGCGGCTGCTGTACTTCGGCTACATCTACCAGGGTAAGGGCATAGAGGATGTGCTGGACGCGCTGGCCCTGCTGCAGCAAGAACCGGACACCCGGGACCGGGTGCGGCTGACCTTGGCGGGCGGGGTGGCGCCGGACGTCGCCTTCGGCCGCTCCGGCTCTTATCTGGAATCCCTGCGCCAGCAAGCCATCCTGCTGGGGCTGCATCGGGACATGCTGGAGTGGCGGCCGGACCTGCCGGCCACCGACATCCCCGGCCTGATCCAGGCCCATCACGCCATGGTGCTGCCGTATCGGGAATCGTGGAAGCTGGCCTTGCTGGGCCGGATGTGCGGCGCCAGCGGCGCGCTGTCCTGGGCCGTGGCCTGCGGCCGCGGCGTGGTCTGTTCCGACGCGCGCGCGCTGGCCGAGGAGGCCTCCTTCGGCAATGGAGAGGTCTACGCCCGCGGGGACAGCGCGGCGCTGGCCCGGACCCTGATCAGCCTGCTGCGTCAGCCCGAGCGCTTGCGTCTGCACAGCGAACAGGCGCGCAGCCTGGGGCGGGAACGCGCCTGGCCGCGCGTGGCGACGCAGTTTCTGCGCATGTTCCAGACCGCGCTGGGGGAGAGGGCGCATGGCTAG
- a CDS encoding GumC family protein — protein MIEIRSFRDLARLFFIFRREFKWAFVATVLVAALGAFLLPARYESEARLLVKPGRDTSTLPIEYADRQTLVAPSTQRDPIVDEEKLLTGRPIIHQVADYYLNEMRSPPPQGWWKTVKHRLKQAAGAVLDGARDALALIGVVETQTPQERLAAKLEKQFSVSHQSGSAVMEIAFSWDDPAVARQVLNKWLALYIDERSRALGRKSLYAFYETESGKLAEQIAGYKERIGQQLRQIDGISSKERLDSLTDQLNKLEAARRADQAEWTAMQGGIANAQASGGKLPREIVKERELSLNPARQDLKLKLNGLELERLDKLKTYLPDAPPIRELDENIAALKNLIAREKDTVQRSENRAPSDLVNLLERGKLERGMRAGELKAKVTAYDKAIAELKDERARILGVEPELSRLERNLAVAEKNYLLYRDSLEKARIDRELDNSRISNIAVIEQATFSPARVFPKSLAILLAAVPAGLAVGLFALYLCYLLDQRIHDGGGVERRFGVPLWSTLMELEPGRTPPPAFEASVYRLYSQLPADKLARDGLVIGLASSRRGEGVSFVAGHFLRVLAERGVPARLAAGDARVAAGEVALIEAPALLDNQQAFVQLKRADLILLVVEARASTVPVVENALAILGAAFGQVDGIVLNRRRFEIPAAVLRGAARWKGEGR, from the coding sequence ATGATAGAAATCCGCTCCTTCCGCGACCTGGCCCGCCTGTTCTTCATCTTCCGGCGCGAGTTCAAATGGGCCTTCGTCGCCACCGTGCTGGTGGCGGCGCTGGGCGCCTTCCTGCTGCCGGCCCGCTACGAATCCGAAGCGCGGCTGCTGGTCAAGCCCGGCCGCGACACCAGTACGTTGCCGATCGAATACGCCGACCGTCAGACGCTGGTGGCGCCCAGCACTCAGCGCGATCCCATCGTCGACGAGGAAAAGCTGCTGACCGGCCGCCCCATCATCCACCAAGTGGCCGACTACTACCTGAACGAGATGCGCTCGCCGCCGCCGCAAGGCTGGTGGAAGACCGTCAAGCACCGGCTAAAGCAGGCGGCCGGCGCTGTGCTGGACGGCGCGCGCGACGCGCTGGCCCTGATCGGGGTGGTGGAAACGCAGACGCCGCAGGAGCGGCTGGCCGCCAAGCTGGAAAAGCAATTCAGCGTCAGCCACCAAAGCGGCTCGGCGGTGATGGAAATCGCTTTCAGCTGGGACGATCCGGCGGTGGCGCGGCAAGTGCTGAACAAATGGCTGGCGCTGTACATCGACGAGCGCAGCCGCGCGCTGGGGCGCAAAAGCCTGTACGCGTTTTACGAAACCGAAAGCGGCAAGCTGGCCGAGCAGATCGCCGGCTACAAGGAGCGGATCGGCCAGCAATTGCGCCAGATCGACGGCATCAGCTCCAAGGAGCGTCTGGACAGCCTCACCGACCAGCTCAACAAGCTGGAGGCGGCGCGCCGCGCCGATCAGGCGGAGTGGACGGCGATGCAGGGCGGCATCGCCAACGCCCAGGCCAGCGGCGGCAAGCTGCCGCGCGAAATCGTCAAGGAGCGCGAACTGAGCCTGAACCCGGCGCGGCAAGACCTCAAGCTCAAGCTCAACGGCCTGGAGCTGGAACGGCTGGACAAGCTCAAGACCTATCTGCCGGACGCGCCGCCCATCCGCGAGCTGGATGAAAACATCGCCGCGCTTAAAAACTTGATCGCCCGGGAAAAAGACACGGTGCAGCGTTCGGAAAACCGCGCGCCCAGCGATCTCGTCAATCTGCTGGAGCGCGGCAAGTTGGAGCGCGGCATGCGCGCCGGCGAACTGAAGGCCAAGGTGACGGCTTACGACAAGGCCATCGCCGAGCTGAAGGACGAGCGCGCGCGCATTCTCGGCGTGGAGCCGGAGCTGTCGCGGCTGGAACGCAATCTGGCGGTGGCGGAAAAGAACTACCTGCTCTACCGCGACAGCCTGGAAAAAGCGCGCATAGACCGTGAGCTGGACAACAGCCGCATCAGCAATATCGCGGTGATAGAGCAGGCCACTTTCAGCCCGGCGCGCGTGTTTCCCAAGAGCCTGGCGATCCTGCTGGCCGCGGTGCCGGCCGGCCTGGCGGTGGGCTTGTTCGCGCTTTACCTGTGCTATCTGCTGGACCAGCGCATCCACGACGGCGGCGGCGTAGAGCGCCGTTTCGGCGTGCCGCTGTGGAGCACGCTGATGGAGTTGGAACCGGGGCGGACCCCGCCGCCGGCCTTCGAGGCCAGCGTCTATCGCCTGTACAGCCAGTTGCCGGCCGACAAGCTGGCGCGGGACGGCCTGGTCATCGGTCTGGCGTCGTCGCGGCGCGGCGAGGGCGTCAGCTTCGTCGCCGGCCATTTTTTGCGGGTGCTGGCCGAGCGCGGCGTGCCGGCGCGGCTGGCCGCCGGGGACGCGCGCGTCGCCGCCGGCGAGGTGGCGCTGATCGAAGCGCCGGCGCTGCTCGACAATCAGCAGGCCTTCGTGCAGCTGAAGCGCGCCGATCTGATCTTGCTGGTGGTGGAGGCGCGCGCCTCCACGGTACCGGTGGTGGAAAACGCGCTGGCCATCCTGGGCGCCGCGTTCGGACAGGTAGACGGCATTGTGCTCAACCGCCGCCGTTTTGAAATCCCCGCCGCCGTGTTGAGAGGCGCGGCGCGTTGGAAAGGAGAAGGCCGATGA
- a CDS encoding glycosyltransferase family 4 protein yields the protein MRIGIDYRPVTAAPRSGIARQVLALEAALAARPNVEVLRFTACPADHPHRRLAECPARPSPADGLHRPRERWHFECRFLPQAIRARRLDLYIATANTGLPPWRAPGGVRYAMLLHDVFQLTLDNYHVSLLRALAYRVIDWAGTARSLQRADAVWTPSQFTADAAARLFPRQRAKLALLPNAVPQPARPAAEPPAGLPARYWLAVGAREPRKNMPWFVEQWRKARQRQPDLPALALVARPEDLPAELRRLDGLIWLSDLDDAMLSAVYAGAERLWQPSYAEGFGLPVIEALAQGTPVAVATGSALDEVAPPQAARFAPNDGGELQALMHRLAAAGPDGDVDANRAWARRYDMDAYRRRVDQLLDRLLA from the coding sequence ATGCGCATCGGAATTGACTACCGCCCGGTGACCGCCGCGCCGCGCTCCGGCATCGCGCGGCAAGTGCTGGCGCTGGAGGCCGCGCTGGCGGCGCGGCCGAACGTGGAAGTGCTGCGTTTCACCGCCTGCCCGGCCGACCATCCCCACCGGAGGCTGGCGGAATGCCCGGCGCGGCCCAGCCCGGCCGACGGGCTGCATCGCCCGCGCGAGCGCTGGCATTTCGAATGCCGCTTTCTGCCGCAGGCCATCCGCGCCCGGCGGCTGGATCTTTACATCGCCACCGCCAACACCGGGCTGCCGCCCTGGCGCGCGCCCGGCGGCGTGCGCTACGCCATGCTGTTGCATGACGTGTTCCAGCTGACCCTGGACAACTACCACGTCAGCCTGCTGCGCGCGCTGGCCTATCGCGTGATCGATTGGGCCGGCACCGCGCGCTCCCTGCAACGCGCCGACGCGGTCTGGACGCCGTCGCAATTCACCGCCGACGCCGCCGCGCGGCTGTTTCCGCGCCAGCGCGCCAAGCTGGCGCTGCTGCCCAACGCGGTGCCGCAGCCGGCGAGGCCGGCCGCGGAGCCGCCGGCCGGCTTGCCGGCGCGCTATTGGCTGGCGGTGGGCGCGCGCGAGCCGCGCAAGAATATGCCCTGGTTCGTCGAGCAATGGCGGAAAGCGCGTCAGCGCCAGCCGGACCTGCCGGCGCTGGCGCTGGTGGCGCGGCCGGAAGACCTGCCGGCTGAGCTGCGGCGGCTGGACGGCCTGATCTGGCTCAGCGATCTGGACGACGCCATGCTGAGCGCGGTGTACGCGGGGGCGGAACGGCTATGGCAGCCGTCCTACGCCGAAGGCTTCGGCCTGCCGGTGATCGAGGCGCTGGCGCAAGGCACGCCGGTGGCGGTGGCCACCGGCTCCGCGCTGGACGAGGTCGCGCCGCCGCAAGCGGCGCGTTTCGCCCCCAACGACGGCGGCGAGCTGCAAGCCTTGATGCACCGGCTGGCCGCGGCCGGGCCGGACGGCGATGTCGACGCCAACCGCGCCTGGGCGCGCCGCTACGATATGGACGCCTACCGCCGCCGCGTGGATCAACTGCTGGACAGGCTGCTGGCATGA
- a CDS encoding cellulase family glycosylhydrolase, whose protein sequence is MASARGAAWRTLVLAAALTLAAAGPRAETTELTAGRPVVWRDFLGVNAHFLWFTPEQYQRQMQQLKSLGLSWVRVDLHWDRHEPKENQFVFAPLDQLVDTLKAQKLKSVFYLVGSAPFASSVPPLLGSSDQYPPKDDKVFAKRMAMLAKRYPAVDAWQVWNEPNLPGFWRPLPSPEGYGRLLQASAEALRAAAPGKPVVMAGMAYYSQMPVRGGLMLEELGKKGTLNLKTIVAYHPYSQQPEGDDPKTRDFVLRAQQINARLRQVKAPGIWATEWGWSSYAGPKEEQDIIGRDGQADYLLRRLALMSALDYDRVFLFALSDLDQRASARDRGYGLLDLNGKPKPAYKALARFLAITGPRLEPAPPPRLDAAPDGLYSIAWRKPDGARLWMFWSANGGAARLPGVARATLRQPLSGSSAALSAAGGSLSVAVKPQLQILEWRE, encoded by the coding sequence ATGGCTAGCGCGCGCGGCGCGGCGTGGCGGACGCTGGTCCTGGCGGCGGCGCTGACATTGGCCGCGGCCGGCCCGCGCGCCGAAACCACCGAGCTGACCGCCGGCCGGCCGGTGGTGTGGCGCGACTTTCTCGGCGTCAACGCGCACTTCCTCTGGTTCACGCCGGAGCAATACCAGCGCCAGATGCAGCAGCTCAAATCGCTGGGCCTGAGCTGGGTGCGGGTGGACCTGCATTGGGACCGCCACGAACCCAAGGAAAACCAGTTCGTGTTCGCGCCGCTGGATCAGCTGGTGGACACGCTGAAGGCGCAGAAGCTCAAATCGGTGTTCTACCTGGTGGGATCGGCGCCCTTCGCCAGCAGCGTGCCGCCGCTGCTTGGTTCCAGCGACCAGTACCCGCCCAAGGACGACAAGGTGTTCGCCAAGCGCATGGCCATGTTGGCCAAGCGCTATCCGGCGGTGGACGCCTGGCAGGTGTGGAACGAGCCCAACCTGCCCGGCTTCTGGCGGCCGCTGCCCAGCCCGGAAGGTTACGGCCGTTTGCTGCAGGCCAGCGCGGAAGCGCTGCGCGCCGCGGCGCCGGGCAAGCCGGTGGTGATGGCCGGCATGGCTTATTACAGTCAGATGCCGGTGCGCGGCGGCCTGATGCTGGAGGAACTGGGCAAGAAGGGCACGCTGAATCTGAAAACCATCGTCGCCTACCATCCCTACAGCCAGCAGCCTGAGGGCGATGATCCTAAAACGCGGGACTTCGTGCTGCGCGCTCAGCAGATCAACGCCCGGCTGCGCCAGGTCAAGGCGCCGGGCATCTGGGCCACCGAATGGGGCTGGTCCAGTTACGCCGGCCCCAAGGAAGAGCAGGACATCATCGGCCGCGACGGCCAGGCGGATTATTTACTGCGCCGGCTGGCGCTGATGAGCGCGCTGGACTACGACCGCGTCTTTCTGTTCGCGCTGTCCGATCTGGACCAGCGCGCCAGCGCGCGCGACCGCGGTTACGGCTTGCTGGATCTGAACGGCAAGCCCAAGCCCGCCTACAAGGCGCTGGCGCGCTTTCTCGCCATCACCGGCCCGCGGCTGGAGCCGGCGCCGCCGCCGCGCCTGGACGCCGCGCCGGACGGTTTGTACAGCATCGCCTGGCGCAAGCCGGACGGCGCGCGCCTGTGGATGTTCTGGAGCGCGAACGGCGGCGCGGCGCGCTTGCCCGGCGTCGCCCGCGCCACGCTGCGCCAGCCCTTGAGCGGAAGCAGCGCGGCCTTGAGCGCCGCCGGCGGCAGCCTGAGCGTGGCGGTGAAGCCGCAGCTGCAAATCCTGGAGTGGCGAGAATGA
- a CDS encoding polysaccharide biosynthesis/export family protein produces MTTAKLAAVLLSALLGGLTACSTPSTIALPDAKTVEARRLALRDISQLPPPTTRVMNGDTLRIVRDAQSPAEKDEMALFFVRPDGSFSYPNAGLVRGGGRTPEEIGAEITERLSALYRQPQVTVNIAIAPGNRVFVGGAVRNPSAFELSAAASIEQAVIGAGGVLPSADSEHVALLRMDETGLYQIYFTDLARMLDPAAGRRGVMLQRGDIVFVPKSAIGKAVEGVDMYVNQLLPFSKAIGIGLNYDLGGKGSNNVNIQNNPTIKAGG; encoded by the coding sequence ATGACCACCGCCAAGCTCGCCGCCGTCTTGTTGTCCGCCCTTTTGGGCGGACTGACGGCCTGTTCCACCCCCAGCACCATCGCGCTGCCGGACGCCAAGACCGTGGAAGCGCGGCGGCTGGCGCTGCGCGACATCAGCCAATTGCCGCCGCCGACGACGCGGGTGATGAACGGCGACACCCTGCGCATCGTCCGCGACGCGCAATCCCCGGCGGAAAAAGACGAGATGGCGCTGTTCTTCGTGCGTCCGGACGGCAGCTTTTCCTATCCCAACGCCGGCCTGGTCCGCGGCGGCGGCCGCACGCCGGAGGAGATAGGGGCGGAGATCACCGAGCGGCTGTCCGCGCTGTACCGCCAGCCGCAAGTCACCGTCAACATCGCCATCGCGCCGGGCAACCGCGTCTTCGTCGGCGGCGCGGTGCGCAATCCGTCCGCCTTCGAGCTGAGCGCCGCCGCCAGCATCGAACAGGCGGTGATAGGCGCCGGCGGCGTGCTGCCGTCCGCCGACAGCGAGCACGTGGCGCTGCTGCGCATGGACGAGACCGGCCTGTATCAGATTTATTTCACCGATCTGGCGCGGATGCTGGACCCGGCCGCCGGACGGCGCGGGGTGATGCTGCAGCGCGGCGACATCGTGTTCGTGCCCAAGTCCGCCATCGGCAAGGCGGTGGAGGGCGTGGACATGTACGTCAACCAGCTGCTGCCCTTCTCCAAGGCGATAGGCATAGGACTGAATTACGACCTGGGCGGCAAGGGCAGCAACAACGTCAACATCCAGAACAACCCCACCATCAAGGCCGGCGGCTAG
- a CDS encoding O-antigen ligase family protein, producing MTPLNRALALSCGLLFGGLLALLSPAAAALALAAACAGVAVLRAPLLGLALFGLAATLAPYATVQLGVRVTVSEALLGLAWLGALPRLAVGLLQWPRGRAEGLLLWLMAFSLLPFLAGQLMVQADGNGPVNWARWLLNLSALFLAPLLLPDERSRDRLIVTLLLGTLAMLLLSIGYFLKDRDANSFIPVLEKLRYAHPEAVRDIFSANYTRMASPWVHPNLTGGALALFLPLAFFYGLAQRGWRRLLGLTVALLGAAGLLFSISRGAIVSLALVLLWLSWRRAPHAGRIIGLAAALGLALVLFYPPLQERLATTFSASNASTEIRMDEYRRFPDAVRAYPLGLGFKVDPPPPDSGLLGISNLWLNYVYKLGAPGMLLFVAVTVAWWREARPRGPLSALDPERAIWLGTLSGLLAALLTGLFDHYYSFTMVLIGLFWLLMGVNLQAARRLAGHGDPLLSAVAPSGPKTVDPKAKPR from the coding sequence ATGACGCCGCTGAATCGCGCGCTCGCCCTGAGCTGCGGGCTGTTGTTCGGCGGCCTGCTGGCCCTGCTCAGCCCGGCCGCCGCCGCGCTGGCGCTGGCCGCCGCCTGCGCCGGCGTCGCCGTGCTGCGCGCGCCCTTGCTGGGACTGGCGCTGTTCGGCCTCGCCGCCACCCTGGCGCCTTACGCCACGGTGCAACTGGGCGTGCGCGTCACCGTGTCCGAGGCCTTGCTGGGCCTGGCCTGGCTGGGGGCGCTGCCGCGGCTGGCCGTCGGCCTCCTGCAATGGCCGCGCGGCCGCGCCGAAGGGCTGCTGCTGTGGCTGATGGCCTTCAGCCTGCTGCCGTTTCTGGCGGGCCAGCTGATGGTGCAGGCCGACGGCAACGGCCCGGTCAACTGGGCGCGCTGGCTGCTCAATCTGTCCGCCTTGTTTCTGGCGCCGCTGCTGCTGCCGGACGAACGCAGCCGCGACCGCCTGATCGTGACGCTGCTGCTGGGCACGCTGGCCATGCTGCTGCTGTCCATCGGCTATTTCCTCAAGGACCGCGACGCCAACAGCTTCATCCCGGTGCTGGAAAAACTGCGCTACGCCCACCCGGAAGCGGTGCGTGACATCTTCTCCGCCAACTACACCCGCATGGCCTCGCCCTGGGTGCATCCCAATCTCACCGGCGGCGCGTTGGCGCTTTTCCTGCCGCTGGCCTTCTTCTACGGCCTGGCGCAGCGCGGCTGGCGGCGCTTGCTGGGCCTGACGGTGGCGCTGCTGGGCGCGGCCGGCCTGCTGTTCAGCATCTCGCGCGGGGCCATCGTCAGCCTGGCGCTGGTCTTGCTGTGGCTGAGCTGGCGGCGCGCGCCGCACGCCGGCCGCATCATCGGCCTGGCCGCGGCGCTGGGCCTGGCCCTGGTCTTGTTCTATCCGCCCTTGCAGGAACGCCTGGCCACCACCTTCTCCGCCAGCAACGCCAGTACGGAAATCCGCATGGACGAATACCGCCGCTTCCCCGACGCGGTGCGTGCCTATCCGCTGGGCCTGGGCTTCAAAGTGGATCCGCCGCCGCCGGACAGCGGCCTGCTCGGCATCTCCAACCTCTGGCTCAATTACGTCTACAAGCTGGGCGCGCCCGGCATGCTGCTCTTCGTCGCCGTCACCGTCGCCTGGTGGCGAGAGGCGCGGCCGCGCGGCCCGCTGTCCGCGCTGGACCCGGAGCGCGCGATCTGGCTCGGCACCCTGTCCGGCCTGCTGGCGGCGCTGCTCACCGGCCTGTTCGACCACTACTACAGCTTCACCATGGTGTTGATCGGCCTGTTCTGGCTGCTGATGGGCGTCAATCTGCAAGCGGCGCGCCGGCTGGCCGGCCACGGCGATCCGCTATTGAGCGCCGTCGCGCCCTCCGGCCCGAAAACCGTTGATCCGAAAGCGAAACCGAGATGA